A single region of the Armatimonadota bacterium genome encodes:
- the flhA gene encoding flagellar biosynthesis protein FlhA, whose protein sequence is MAGIALNSRISGRLGKYSDLIMAVAVLGVVVMLIVPLPEWLLDTCLVVNLAGAALIFLTTLYVQEPLQFSVFPSLLLIATLFRLSLNIAATKLILGSGSAGRVIEAFGNFVVGGDYVVGVVAFLILVIVQFVVITNGAGRVAEVAARFTLDAMPGKQMAIDADLNAGLITEEQARERRKAIEEEADFYGAMDGASKFVRGDAIAAVVIILINIVGGFLIGLRNGQGDAMTILRTYTLLTVGEGLVAQIPALFISTAAGILVTRTATQTHIGQDLFSQLFSRARPAWIVAGMLVMMALVPGFPIIQLLLFAAALGGIGYAVTRGEKARPRKVEAAPKRQPAPEAPKGPEAVLPLLTVDTIELELGLGLLGLVDASAGGDLVERINLIRRQTALDLGIVLPSVRIRDNLQLKNEQYTIKIKGETVATGEVRPHYLLAMGAEDHPQMEVLGGIPTREPAFGLSAYWIPASRRDAAEMMGCTVVEPSAVVATHLTEIIKQHAADILTRQDVQTLLDHIRQQNAAVVQELVPELMTVGEVQKVLQHLLRERIPIRDLGTILETLADYAPRTKDPDQLGELVRSALARTITRQYLSSDGVLYVMTLEPSLEGRLRESVQPTASGLQLAIDTAFASALLREIGSQAEQMAAMGYVPVILCSSHIRLPLRRLIERSMPSVACVAYNEVASGVPVEAVALVSVPMFAGVSQAA, encoded by the coding sequence ATGGCAGGAATCGCGCTGAATTCGCGTATCAGCGGACGTCTGGGCAAATACAGTGACCTTATCATGGCAGTGGCAGTGCTGGGTGTGGTGGTGATGCTCATTGTGCCACTGCCGGAGTGGTTACTGGACACCTGCCTGGTAGTGAATCTGGCGGGCGCAGCGCTCATCTTCCTCACCACACTGTACGTTCAAGAACCACTTCAGTTTTCGGTGTTTCCCTCTCTGTTGCTCATTGCCACCCTTTTCCGCCTGTCGCTGAATATCGCCGCCACCAAGCTGATTTTAGGTTCTGGCTCCGCCGGGCGCGTGATTGAGGCATTCGGTAACTTCGTGGTCGGCGGCGACTACGTGGTGGGCGTGGTGGCGTTTCTGATTCTGGTCATTGTGCAGTTTGTGGTGATCACGAACGGCGCAGGGCGTGTGGCAGAGGTCGCCGCTCGCTTCACGCTGGACGCCATGCCGGGCAAGCAGATGGCGATCGACGCCGACCTGAACGCCGGTCTCATCACCGAAGAGCAGGCAAGGGAACGGCGCAAGGCGATTGAGGAGGAAGCCGACTTCTACGGGGCGATGGACGGTGCCAGCAAATTCGTTCGTGGAGACGCCATCGCCGCGGTGGTGATTATCCTCATCAACATCGTGGGAGGTTTCCTGATAGGCTTGCGAAACGGGCAGGGCGATGCGATGACCATACTGCGCACCTATACCCTGCTGACCGTGGGTGAGGGACTGGTGGCGCAGATACCTGCGCTGTTCATCTCTACCGCAGCGGGTATTCTGGTCACGCGCACCGCCACACAGACACACATCGGGCAGGACCTGTTCTCGCAGCTTTTCTCGCGCGCCCGCCCCGCGTGGATTGTGGCAGGAATGCTGGTCATGATGGCTTTGGTGCCCGGATTCCCCATCATCCAGCTGCTGTTGTTCGCGGCGGCTCTGGGTGGCATCGGCTATGCGGTGACCCGGGGCGAGAAGGCGCGCCCCCGAAAGGTGGAGGCCGCTCCCAAACGCCAGCCCGCGCCAGAGGCGCCCAAAGGACCGGAAGCGGTTTTGCCCCTGCTGACCGTAGACACCATAGAACTGGAGCTGGGGCTGGGACTGTTGGGATTGGTAGACGCCTCGGCGGGCGGCGACCTGGTGGAGCGCATCAACCTCATCCGCCGCCAGACTGCGCTCGATCTGGGCATCGTGTTACCGTCGGTGCGCATCCGGGATAACCTGCAGCTGAAGAACGAACAGTACACCATCAAGATTAAGGGCGAAACGGTGGCCACAGGTGAGGTGCGTCCACATTACCTGCTGGCGATGGGCGCAGAAGACCATCCGCAGATGGAGGTACTGGGAGGCATCCCCACCCGCGAACCCGCCTTCGGACTGAGCGCGTACTGGATACCCGCTAGCAGGCGCGATGCTGCGGAGATGATGGGATGCACGGTCGTGGAACCTTCGGCAGTGGTAGCGACACACCTGACGGAGATTATCAAACAGCACGCCGCGGACATTCTCACCCGACAGGATGTGCAGACCTTGCTGGATCACATCCGGCAGCAGAACGCCGCCGTCGTGCAAGAACTGGTGCCTGAGCTGATGACCGTCGGCGAGGTGCAGAAGGTGCTACAGCATCTGTTGCGTGAACGCATCCCCATCCGCGATTTGGGCACGATTCTGGAAACGCTGGCGGACTACGCACCTCGCACCAAAGACCCCGACCAGCTGGGCGAGCTGGTACGCTCCGCGCTTGCCCGCACGATTACGCGACAGTACCTCTCCAGCGACGGCGTGCTGTATGTGATGACTCTGGAACCCTCGCTGGAGGGTCGCTTGCGGGAGAGCGTACAGCCCACTGCCTCCGGGTTGCAGCTGGCTATCGATACCGCCTTCGCCAGCGCGCTGCTGCGGGAAATCGGATCTCAGGCAGAGCAGATGGCAGCGATGGGCTATGTGCCGGTGATCCTTTGCTCGTCGCATATCCGACTACCCCTGCGCCGGCTGATAGAGCGATCGATGCCGTCGGTGGCGTGCGTTGCCTATAACGAGGTAGCAAGCGGAGTACCCGTCGAGGCGGTAGCGCTTGTTTCGGTACCGATGTTTGCAGGGGTATCTCAAGCGGCTTAG
- the flhF gene encoding flagellar biosynthesis regulator FlhF — MANIRKYQAKTMTEALAMVRADLGRDAVIVQTRKVNKRVLGVWGREVVEVWASDNPELENLRRPPTRTLSTSPESSSRIEQLENEIQNLKAMIAQLARQGVAVVSESVPSGVPARNRWVSLLTEAEVEEDIAGELIQSLSEDTLSEGALQSLIAERLLTSGPITLQEAQPKVVILVGPTGVGKTTTIAKLAAQYALLQKRRVGLITIDTYRIAAVEQLRTYSQIIDVPIRVVYSSNELPSAVREFSSMDVVFVDTAGRSQRNTMQIGELKACCERLSDCEVHLVLSSTTKTRDLYDIVQRFSVMPLHRVIWTKLDESTTFGNILNVAVKHPLPISYITTGQRVPEDVEVAEANKLASLVVGGTVAPTSIPTPAA; from the coding sequence ATGGCAAATATCCGCAAATATCAGGCGAAGACGATGACCGAAGCACTGGCAATGGTTCGCGCCGATTTAGGGCGTGACGCAGTCATTGTGCAAACGCGCAAGGTGAACAAGCGCGTGCTCGGTGTGTGGGGGCGCGAGGTAGTGGAAGTCTGGGCTTCCGACAACCCCGAACTGGAGAATCTGCGTCGCCCGCCCACCAGAACGCTCTCTACATCCCCGGAGTCCTCTTCTCGTATCGAGCAGCTGGAGAACGAGATACAGAATCTGAAGGCGATGATTGCCCAGCTCGCCCGGCAGGGCGTGGCGGTCGTCTCCGAGAGTGTTCCTTCCGGTGTGCCTGCCCGAAACCGCTGGGTGTCTCTGCTGACCGAAGCGGAGGTGGAAGAAGACATCGCTGGAGAACTGATACAGTCTCTTTCCGAAGATACCCTTTCGGAGGGCGCGCTCCAGTCGCTGATTGCCGAGCGGCTCCTGACCTCGGGACCGATTACCCTGCAAGAGGCACAGCCCAAAGTGGTGATCCTGGTGGGACCGACGGGCGTGGGCAAGACCACCACCATCGCCAAACTGGCGGCGCAGTACGCCCTTTTGCAGAAGCGTCGCGTGGGGCTGATCACCATTGATACCTACCGTATCGCTGCCGTAGAGCAACTGCGCACTTACAGCCAGATTATCGACGTGCCTATTCGCGTGGTCTACAGCAGTAACGAGCTGCCCTCTGCCGTGCGCGAGTTCTCCAGCATGGATGTGGTATTTGTGGACACCGCCGGACGGAGCCAGCGTAACACCATGCAAATCGGCGAGCTCAAAGCCTGTTGCGAGAGGCTCAGCGATTGCGAGGTGCATCTGGTGCTGAGCAGCACCACCAAAACACGCGACCTGTACGACATCGTGCAACGCTTCTCCGTGATGCCTCTGCATCGCGTCATATGGACGAAGCTGGATGAGAGCACTACCTTTGGCAACATCCTGAACGTGGCAGTGAAGCATCCTCTGCCCATCTCGTACATCACCACCGGACAGCGTGTGCCAGAGGATGTAGAGGTCGCCGAAGCGAATAAGCTGGCGTCACTGGTGGTGGGAGGGACAGTTGCCCCCACCTCCATTCCGACGCCAGCCGCATGA